A single genomic interval of Alligator mississippiensis isolate rAllMis1 chromosome 15, rAllMis1, whole genome shotgun sequence harbors:
- the LOC102558438 gene encoding olfactory receptor 14I1-like, whose translation MSNCTTVTEFLLLGFSDGLELQILHLSSFLIIYLAALIANLLVIMLIVFDSHLHTPMYFFLLNLSILDIGSISVTVPKCMANSILNTRLISYSGCVIQVFFFFFFITADLTILTIMAYDRYIAICKPLHYATVMNRRACLQMAATAWSAALLYSALHTGNTFRLPFCHSNIINQFFCEVPQLLRISGSEVFTSEIQILIFSACLCLGCIVFIFVSYIQIFISVLRIPSEQGRHKAISTCLPHIIVVSLLGSTGVIAYVKPTSGSPSALDLILSVLYSVIPPMMNPIIYSMRNKDIKAALWKLIRWKWFILMKMSVFLQ comes from the coding sequence atgTCCAATTGCACCACTGTGACTGAGTTCCTACTTCTAGGGTTCTCCGATGGCCTGGaattgcagatcttgcacttgtccagttttctaataatatacctggcagccctgattgccaatctccttgttatcatgcTCATAGTctttgacagccacctccacaccccgatgtacttcttcctcctcaatctgtccatcctcgacatcggatccatctctgtcactgttcccaaatgcatggccaattccatactgaacaccaggctgatttcctattctggatgtgtcatccaagtttttttcttcttcttcttcattaCAGCAGACCTCaccatcctcaccatcatggcttacgaccgatacatcgccatctgcaaaccactgcactatgcaacagtgatgaacaggagagcttgtctgcaaatggcagccacagcctggagtgctgctcttctgtactctgccctgcacacggggaacacctttaggctgcccttctgccactccaacatcatcaaccagttcttctgtgaagtcccccagctccttaggatctctggctcagaggtgtttactagtgaaattcagatccTTATCTTTAGTGCATGTTTATGTCTtggttgcattgtgtttatatttgtgtcttacaTTCAGATATTCATTAgtgtactgagaatcccctctgagcagggccggcataaagcaatttccacctgccttccccacatcATTGTTGTCTCCTTGCTGGGTAGCACTGGTGTGATTGCCTAtgtgaagcccacatctgggtctccatcagctctggacctcatactgtctgttctgtattctgtgatcccaccaatgatgaatccgatcatctacagcatgagaaacaaggatatcaaagcagctctgtggaaattGATCAGATGGAAGTGGTTTATTTTGATGAAGATGTCAGTTTTTCTCCAATGA